From Trichomycterus rosablanca isolate fTriRos1 chromosome 18, fTriRos1.hap1, whole genome shotgun sequence, the proteins below share one genomic window:
- the fhl1b gene encoding four and a half LIM domains protein 1b isoform X2, with product MKGVATMSDRFACFYCRDDLNGKKYVQSDARPVCVRCFDKFCANTCNECRRPIGTDSKELHHRGRYWHGDCFRCAKCFKNLAKESFSLKDERILCEKCSSREDAPRCHACYRPILTGSEHVEYKGDVFHDECFTCYQCHKPIGSQSFITKNENVYCTSCHQRKFAKHCRGCEKVITAGGVTYQEQPWHSECFVCLVCKKSLAGSRFTSNDEKLYCVDCYKTDVAKKCNGCRNPITGFGKGTSVVNYEGGTWHDYCFTCKKCCTNLAEKRFISNGGDVYCTDCSKKL from the exons ATGAAAGGCGT cGCCACCATGTCTGATCGTTTCGCTTGTTTTTATTGCCGTGACGACCTGAACGGTAAGAAGTACGTACAGAGTGACGCCAGgccggtgtgtgtgcgctgctTCGACAAATTCTGCGCCAACACCTGTAACGAGTGTCGCCGCCCTATTGGCACCGACTCCAAG GAACTGCACCACAGGGGGCGCTACTGGCACGGCGACTGCTTCCGCTGTGCTAAGTGCTTCAAGAATTTAGCTAAAGAGTCGTTCAGCCTGAAGGACGAGCGGATCCTGTGTGAGAAATGCAGCTCACGTGAGGACGCGCCCCGCTGCCACGCCTGCTACAGACCCATCCTGACAG GTTCGGAACATGTGGAGTATAAGGGCGACGTGTTTCATGACGAGTGTTTCACCTGCTATCAGTGTCACAAACCCATCGGCTCTCAGTCCTTCATCACCAAGAACGAGAACGTTTACTGCACTTCCTGTCACCAGAGGAAGTTCGCCAAACACTGCCGGGGCTGTgagaag gtgatcACGGCGGGTGGAGTGACCTATCAGGAGCAGCCGTGGCACTCGGAGTGTTtcgtgtgtttggtgtgtaagAAGTCGTTAGCAGGAAGTCGCTTCACCTCCAACGATGAGAAACTTTACTGCGTCGACTGTTACAAAACAGACGTGGCCAAAAAATGCAACGGCTGCAGGAACCCCAtcactg GTTTTGGGAAGGGCACCAGCGTGGTGAACTATGAGGGAGGAACGTGGCACGATTATTGTTTCACCTGTAAGAAATGCTGCACCAACCTCGCCGAGAAACGCTTCATCTCCAACGGTGGAGACGTCTACTGCACCGACTGCTCCAAGAAACTCTAA
- the slc9a6b gene encoding sodium/hydrogen exchanger 6b, with translation MTSGDSSKWNLMLVLDLLHHAAVNKRRNQMSTRSHLITLPGNTVALWVHSVEERDGQVCSAHAPNNERLPDAQRTHVQDSEHLLTFTFLLSITILTVWLFKHRRVTFLHESGLAMIYGMLVGVVLRFGVGQQEDVSNVTALWVSEEAPGFVLVNVSGRVYEYTLRGELSDGEHSSNTDLLQKTTFNPEVFFNILLPPIIFYAGYSLKRRHFFRNLGSILSYAFIGTLISSFMIGLVMFGGVVLMRALGQLDGDFFFTDCLFFGAIISATDPVTVLAIFNELQVDVDLYALLFGESVLNDAVAIVLSSSISAYQPVGENSHSFDGGAMLASLGVFLWVFSGSFVLGTATGILTALVTKFTRLREFPLLETALFFLMSWSTFLLAEACSITGVVAVLFCGITQAHYTYKNLSTESQNRTKELFELLNFLAENFIFSYMGLTLFTFGHHVFNMFFISAAFLAIFVGRAANIYPLSFLLNLGRTNRIGFNFQHVMMFSGLRGAMAFALSIRETSNYARKMIFSTTLIIVFITVWVCGGGTTPLLTFMNIRVGVEDDQENLLTEDRGGRGRDAAWPIRLWNKLDQKYLKPLLTHVDPSLIHAHTPPTCCCPVTRCFTSTQHYQRGAGDGGGDDDDDEELILNNGSSVIYSHLRDHCDLTDIDHLSVSSNQDTPKEMTLLEEPNEPLTPLLPPPPLTPPSEPLRQRL, from the exons ATGACGTCCGGTGACTCCAGTAAGTGGAATTTGATGCTGGTCCTGGATCTTCTGCACCATGCTGCAGTAAATAAACGCAGGAATCAGATGAGTACTCGGTCCCACCTCATCACCCTTCCAGGAAACACCGTGGCGTTATGGGTACACAGTGTGGAGGAACGGGATGGGCAGGTGTGCAGTGCTCATGCGCC TAATAATGAGAGGTTACCGGATGCACAGCGGACTCACGTGCAGGACAGCGAGCACCTTCTCACCTTCACCTTCCTCCTGTCCATCACCATCCTCACCGTGTGGCTCTTCAAACACCGGAGGGTCACGTTTCTACACGAGAGCGGCCTGGCCATGATCTATG GTATGTTGGTGGGGGTGGTACTGAGGTTCGGGGTGGGGCAGCAGGAGGACGTCAGTAACGTTACGGCTCTGTGGGTATCTGAGGAGGCTCCAGGCTTCGTGCTGGTGAACGTCAGTGGGAGAGTGTATGAATACACACTGAGAGGAGAACTGAGTGATGGAGAACATTCATCCAACACTGACCTGCTCCAGAAG ACGACGTTTAATCCCGAAGTTTTCTTCAACATTTTATTGCCGCCCATCATCTTCTACGCTGGATACAGTCTGAAACGG AGACATTTCTTCAGGAATCTGGGTTCCATCCTGTCATACGCCTTCATAGGAACTCTGATCTCCTCCTTTATGATCGG GCTGGTGATGTTCGGCGGCGTGGTGCTGATGAGAGCGCTGGGGCAGCTGGATGGAGATTTCTTCTTCACtgactgtttgttttttggAGCGATCATCTCCGCTACAGATCCAG TGACGGTTCTGGCGATCTTTAACGAGCTACAGGTGGACGTGGATCTTTACGCTCTGCTGTTTGGAGAAAGTGTTCTTAATGACGCCGTCGCCATCGTCCTCTCATC CTCGATCTCAGCGTACCAGCCGGTGGGGGAGAACAGTCACTCGTTTGATGGAGGAGCCATGCTGGCGTCTCTCGGTGTTTTTCTCTGGGTGTTTAGTGGATCGTTTGTTCTGGGCACAGCcacaggaatcctgaccgcccTG gtaactAAGTTCACGCGGTTGAGAGAGTTCCCCCTGTTGGAGACGGCTCTGTTCTTCCTCATGTCATGGAGCACCTTCCTATTGGCTGAGGCCTGCAGCATCACTG gcgtgGTTGCTGTACTGTTCTGTGGTATCACTCAGGCTCACTACACCTACAAAAACCTCTCAACTGAGtctcagaacagaaccaaagag ttatttgagttgttgaacttcctggCTGAGAACTTCATCTTCTCCTACATGGGTCTGACTCTGTTCACCTTCGGTCATCATGTCTTTAACATGttcttcatcagcgctgctttt TTGGCGATATTTGTGGGCAGAGCCGCTAATATTTATCCTCTCTCCTTCCTCCTCAATCTGGGTCGGACCAACCGGATCGGCTTCAACTTCCAGCACGTCATGATGTTCTCAG GGTTACGGGGAGCCATGGCCTTTGCTTTGTCAATTCGGGAAACGAGCAACTACGCCAGGAAGATGATCTTCTCCACCACGCTCATCATCGTCTTCATcactgtgtgggtgtgtggaggAGGAACCACGCCCCTCCTCACCTTCATGAACATCAG GGTTGGTGTTGAGGATGATCAGGAGAACCTG CTCACAGAGGACAGAGGAGGACGAGGACGGGACGCAGCCTGGCCAATCAGACTGTGGAACAAACTCGATCAGAA GTATCTGAAGCCTCTGCTCACACACGTTGATCCTTCACtgatacacgcacacacaccaccaacctGCTGCTGTCCAGTCACACGGTGCTTCACATCAACCCAGCACTACcag cgtGGTGCTGGTGAcggtggtggtgatgatgatgatgatgaagagttGATCCTGAATAATGGATCCTCAGTGATCTACAGTCACCTGCGGGATCACTGTGACCTCACGGACATCGATCACCTCTCCGTCTCGTCCAATCAGGACACTCCAAAAGAAATGACTCTATTAGAGGAGCCTAACGAACCTTTGACCCCATTACTGCCTCCCCCTCCCCTCACCCCACCGAGCGAGCCTCTCCGACAACGACTGTAA
- the fhl1b gene encoding four and a half LIM domains protein 1b isoform X1, whose protein sequence is MCVCVCFCSATMSDRFACFYCRDDLNGKKYVQSDARPVCVRCFDKFCANTCNECRRPIGTDSKELHHRGRYWHGDCFRCAKCFKNLAKESFSLKDERILCEKCSSREDAPRCHACYRPILTGSEHVEYKGDVFHDECFTCYQCHKPIGSQSFITKNENVYCTSCHQRKFAKHCRGCEKVITAGGVTYQEQPWHSECFVCLVCKKSLAGSRFTSNDEKLYCVDCYKTDVAKKCNGCRNPITGFGKGTSVVNYEGGTWHDYCFTCKKCCTNLAEKRFISNGGDVYCTDCSKKL, encoded by the exons atgtgtgtgtgtgtgtgtttctgcagcGCCACCATGTCTGATCGTTTCGCTTGTTTTTATTGCCGTGACGACCTGAACGGTAAGAAGTACGTACAGAGTGACGCCAGgccggtgtgtgtgcgctgctTCGACAAATTCTGCGCCAACACCTGTAACGAGTGTCGCCGCCCTATTGGCACCGACTCCAAG GAACTGCACCACAGGGGGCGCTACTGGCACGGCGACTGCTTCCGCTGTGCTAAGTGCTTCAAGAATTTAGCTAAAGAGTCGTTCAGCCTGAAGGACGAGCGGATCCTGTGTGAGAAATGCAGCTCACGTGAGGACGCGCCCCGCTGCCACGCCTGCTACAGACCCATCCTGACAG GTTCGGAACATGTGGAGTATAAGGGCGACGTGTTTCATGACGAGTGTTTCACCTGCTATCAGTGTCACAAACCCATCGGCTCTCAGTCCTTCATCACCAAGAACGAGAACGTTTACTGCACTTCCTGTCACCAGAGGAAGTTCGCCAAACACTGCCGGGGCTGTgagaag gtgatcACGGCGGGTGGAGTGACCTATCAGGAGCAGCCGTGGCACTCGGAGTGTTtcgtgtgtttggtgtgtaagAAGTCGTTAGCAGGAAGTCGCTTCACCTCCAACGATGAGAAACTTTACTGCGTCGACTGTTACAAAACAGACGTGGCCAAAAAATGCAACGGCTGCAGGAACCCCAtcactg GTTTTGGGAAGGGCACCAGCGTGGTGAACTATGAGGGAGGAACGTGGCACGATTATTGTTTCACCTGTAAGAAATGCTGCACCAACCTCGCCGAGAAACGCTTCATCTCCAACGGTGGAGACGTCTACTGCACCGACTGCTCCAAGAAACTCTAA
- the fhl1b gene encoding four and a half LIM domains protein 1b isoform X3, producing the protein MSDRFACFYCRDDLNGKKYVQSDARPVCVRCFDKFCANTCNECRRPIGTDSKELHHRGRYWHGDCFRCAKCFKNLAKESFSLKDERILCEKCSSREDAPRCHACYRPILTGSEHVEYKGDVFHDECFTCYQCHKPIGSQSFITKNENVYCTSCHQRKFAKHCRGCEKVITAGGVTYQEQPWHSECFVCLVCKKSLAGSRFTSNDEKLYCVDCYKTDVAKKCNGCRNPITGFGKGTSVVNYEGGTWHDYCFTCKKCCTNLAEKRFISNGGDVYCTDCSKKL; encoded by the exons ATGTCTGATCGTTTCGCTTGTTTTTATTGCCGTGACGACCTGAACGGTAAGAAGTACGTACAGAGTGACGCCAGgccggtgtgtgtgcgctgctTCGACAAATTCTGCGCCAACACCTGTAACGAGTGTCGCCGCCCTATTGGCACCGACTCCAAG GAACTGCACCACAGGGGGCGCTACTGGCACGGCGACTGCTTCCGCTGTGCTAAGTGCTTCAAGAATTTAGCTAAAGAGTCGTTCAGCCTGAAGGACGAGCGGATCCTGTGTGAGAAATGCAGCTCACGTGAGGACGCGCCCCGCTGCCACGCCTGCTACAGACCCATCCTGACAG GTTCGGAACATGTGGAGTATAAGGGCGACGTGTTTCATGACGAGTGTTTCACCTGCTATCAGTGTCACAAACCCATCGGCTCTCAGTCCTTCATCACCAAGAACGAGAACGTTTACTGCACTTCCTGTCACCAGAGGAAGTTCGCCAAACACTGCCGGGGCTGTgagaag gtgatcACGGCGGGTGGAGTGACCTATCAGGAGCAGCCGTGGCACTCGGAGTGTTtcgtgtgtttggtgtgtaagAAGTCGTTAGCAGGAAGTCGCTTCACCTCCAACGATGAGAAACTTTACTGCGTCGACTGTTACAAAACAGACGTGGCCAAAAAATGCAACGGCTGCAGGAACCCCAtcactg GTTTTGGGAAGGGCACCAGCGTGGTGAACTATGAGGGAGGAACGTGGCACGATTATTGTTTCACCTGTAAGAAATGCTGCACCAACCTCGCCGAGAAACGCTTCATCTCCAACGGTGGAGACGTCTACTGCACCGACTGCTCCAAGAAACTCTAA